The following coding sequences are from one Triticum dicoccoides isolate Atlit2015 ecotype Zavitan chromosome 4A, WEW_v2.0, whole genome shotgun sequence window:
- the LOC119288110 gene encoding disease resistance protein RPM1-like: MAEIVIFLTIKKIGVALVTRVVDQASTQFAKNRTQLLELQGNMGRVASELHIMHDVLCQMGIQNRNNQVYEGWLEEARKVAHVMEDVVDEYLCLVGREHDIGCCFFLKKGCKKPRSMLSLNRIAFKVKEIEKDLSHLSEAKNRWVPVTINGDTSNLNYIVKRSKDLANFSRSLDEDLVGVDKNRERLEQWLAGDDLKCSVIALLGMGGLGKTALAANVYKKEREKFQCHAWVSISQTYSREDVLRNISKELSKDNKTNILSNTADMDITCLEETLKKFLEQHKYLIILDDIWTPEAFDEISRVLVHNDKGSRLIITTREGDVAALASRGHILTLEALPEDKAWDLFCKKAFPRDTNHECPVELKSWSEEIVSKCKGLPLVIVLVGSLLRVREKTVEEWRIINGQLSWELNNNSRLDQIRNVLHLSFIYLPTHLKSCFLYCSLFPEDHLLKRKELVRLWVAEGFIEGRGESTLEEVAECYLKELIDRNMLQLVERNSFGRIKEFRMHDILRELAVDLCKKNRFGVTYEDNCGGSLETDGRRLVMHKLNKDVQQSFSSIHQLRTFITLDSSMLSSTLLPLLCKESRYMTVLELSGLHIEKIPDAIGDLFNLRHLGLRNTKVKMLPKSVEKLSNLLTLDLSRSDIHELPSGIVKLKKLRHLLAEKTIDPYWRGLQCCRGVRVPNGLGNLINLQTLQALELQDESLRHLGVLRQLRSLRLWNVKGICSARISESLFQMQSLSDLSVSASDENEVLLLNVLLPNLQKLCLRGRLAEGALEESPLLQAAGGKNLHELVLSWSQLREDPLPSLSHLSNLTFLDFTRAYTGEQLAFFTGWFPKLKILYLIDLPNLNQLQIQQGAMASLERLYLINLSSLMEVPPGIEFLMPLQRLVFYEISSEFLMLLRQFSAIDGTQWQHTLRR; the protein is encoded by the coding sequence ATGGCGGAGATTGTGATTTTTCTGACCATTAAGAAGATTGGAGTAGCCTTGGTGACTAGAGTGGTAGACCAGGCAAGCACACAGTTTGCGAAGAACAGGACACAACTGCTAGAGCTACAGGGCAACATGGGCCGTGTTGCCAGTGAGCTTCACATAATGCATGATGTTCTGTGTCAAATGGGCATACAAAACCGTAACAATCAAGTGTATGAGGGCTGGTTGGAGGAGGCGAGGAAAGTAGCACATGTGATGGAGGATGTAGTGGATGAGTACTTGTGTCTAGTTGGTCGGGAACATGATATAGGTTGTTGCTTTTTCCTGAAGAAAGGGTGCAAAAAGCCAAGATCTATGCTTTCTTTGAACCGGATAGCTTTCAAGGTGAAGGAAATAGAGAAAGACCTTTCACACTTGTCCGAGGCAAAAAACCGTTGGGTTCCCGTGACAATTAATGGGGATACTAGCAACTTGAATTATATTGTCAAGAGGTCCAAAGACCTGGCAAACTTCTCGCGTTCCCTTGATGAAGATCTAGTGGGAGTCGATAAAAACAGAGAAAGACTTGAACAGTGGTTGGCAGGTGATGATTTGAAATGCTCGGTGATTGCGCTGCTTGGAATGGGAGGGCTCGGTAAAACAGCTTTAGCTGCAAATGTGTACAAGAAGGAGAGAGAGAAATTCCAGTGCCACGCTTGGGTCTCCATCTCTCAAACGTATTCTAGAGAGGATGTCTTAAGGAATATAAGTAAGGAACTTTCCAAAGATAATAAAACCAACATTCTGTCAAACACTGCAGATATGGACATCACATGCCTTGAAGAGACATTGAAGAAGTTTCTAGAACAACATAAGTATTTAATCATATTGGATGATATTTGGACTCCAGAAGCATTTGATGAAATATCTAGGGTGCTTGTTCATAATGATAAGGGCAGTAGACTAATAATCACAACAAGAGAAGGCGATGTTGCTGCACTGGCCTCTCGAGGACACATCTTAACATTGGAAGCTTTACCAGAAGACAAGGCATGGGATCTCTTTTGTAAGAAAGCCTTTCCAAGAGATACAAATCATGAATGTCCCGTGGAGTTGAAGTCTTGGTCTGAGGAAATAGTTAGCAAGTGCAAAGGCTTGCCTCTTGTTATTGTGTTAGTTGGTAGCCTTTTGCGTGTGCGTGAGAAAACCGTGGAAGAATGGAGAATAATAAATGGTCAGTTGAGTTGGGAGCTAAATAATAATTCGAGGCTCGATCAGATAAGGAATGTTTTGCATCTAAGCTTCATCTACCTTCCAACACACTTGAAAAGTTGTTTCTTGTACTGCAGCTTATTTCCAGAAGACCATcttctcaaaaggaaggaacttgtaAGGTTATGGGTAGCGGAGGGGTTCATTGAGGGAAGGGGTGAAAGCACATTAGAAGAAGTGGCAGAATGCTATTTGAAGGAGTTGATTGATAGGAACATGTTACAACTTGTTGAGAGGAACTCGTTTGGTAGGATTAAAGAATTCAGAATGCACGATATCTTACGTGAATTGGCAGTTGACTTGTGCAAGAAGAACCGTTTTGGTGTTACATATGAGGATAATTGTGGGGGTTCTCTTGAGACGGATGGACGACGATTGGTAATGCACAAACTAAATAAGGATGTTCAACAGTCATTTTCTAGTATACACCAACTTCGAACTTTCATTACACTAGACAGTAGCATGCTATCATCCACTCTACTACCTCTGCTATGTAAGGAGTCAAGATACATGACAGTACTAGAATTAAGTGGTCTACACATTGAGAAGATTCCAGATGCTATTGGTGATCTTTTTAATCTCCGCCATTTGGGTTTGCGTAATACAAAAGTGAAGATGCTCCCAAAGTCTGTTGAGAAGCTTTCAAATTTGTTGACGTTGGACCTTTCTCGATCTGATATACATGAGTTGCCTAGTGGGATTGTGAAACTGAAGAAGCTTAGGCACTTATTAGCTGAGAAAACAATTGATCCATATTGGAGAGGGTTGCAATGTTGTCGTGGTGTGCGTGTTCCTAATGGTCTTGGGAATCTAATAAATTTGCAGACGCTGCAAGCATTGGAATTACAGGATGAGTCTCTTAGACATTTAGGGGTGTTGAGGCAACTAAGAAGCTTGAGGTTATGGAATGTGAAGGGAATCTGCAGTGCACGCATCAGTGAGTCTTTGTTTCAGATGCAATCTTTGTCCGACTTATCCGTGAGTGCAAGTGATGAAAACGAGGTTCTATTGTTGAATGTCCTCCTGCCAAACCTGCAAAAGCTATGTTTGAGGGGCCGACTAGCGGAAGGGGCATTGGAGGAGTCTCCTCTCTTGCAAGCTGCTGGGGGCAAGAACCTGCATGAATTGGTTCTATCTTGGTCACAGTTGAGAGAAGACCCTCTGCCATCTCTTTCTCACCTGTCAAACTTGACATTTCTAGATTTCACCAGAGCATATACCGGAGAGCAGCTGGCATTTTTCACGGGGTGGTTTCCGAAGCTAAAGATTCTCTATCTAATAGATCTGCCTAATCTGAATCAGCTACAGATACAACAAGGTGCCATGGCAAGCCTGGAAAGATTATACTTAATCAACCTCAGCAGCTTGATGGAGGTCCCACCTGGCATTGAGTTCCTTATGCCCCTGCAGCGTCTAGTTTTTTATGAAATCAGCAGCGAATTCTTGATGCTGTTGCGCCAATTTTCTGCAATTGATGGGACACAATGGCAGCATACTCTCCGTCGTTGA
- the LOC119284207 gene encoding BTB/POZ and MATH domain-containing protein 2-like: MADGCKVSATMVAQSEKKSCVVKVDGHSRAKGLLNKGEYMASPPFSVGGHNWVVRYYPNSDSEKPAGFIVVRLVLDSADATNVKAETIFSIIDKDGLPMRPRTRDHIFPHKGSSIRYTFQEAALEGSTHLLDDCFSIRFDLTVLINNTQSEEKDQFVAVPPSDLHRHFGNLLETMDGADVTFLVGGDKFSAHRLVLAARSHVFKAELLGPMKEKHDSLIEIHEMEAHVFKCLLYFIYTDTLPASDMESLDVMMASHLLVAADRYDIERLKLICEHKLCNHIDAGMVATILVLAEQHSCHGLKKACMQFLASPSNLQTMMTSDGYEHLKRSCPSVLRELIARPSPIPLVAAKDINMAIFVVWLMIVAHKLV; encoded by the coding sequence ATGGCAGACGGGTGCAAGGTTTCTGCTACCATGGTAGCTCAATCTGAGAAAAAGTCATGCGTGGTCAAGGTAGATGGACACTCAAGAGCCAAGGGGCTGTTGAACAAGGGCGAGTACATGGCTTCTCCCCCTTTCAGTGTTGGAGGCCACAACTGGGTTGTGAGATACTACCCCAACAGTGACTCGGAAAAACCTGCGGGATTCATAGTCGTTCGCCTGGTTCTTGATTCAGCTGATGCCACCAACGTGAAGGCGGAAACCATATTTAGCATTATTGACAAGGATGGGCTACCAATGCGGCCGCGCACCCGTGATCATATCTTCCCACACAAAGGTTCATCTATTCGCTACACATTCCAGGAAGCTGCTTTAGAGGGATCCACACATCTACTGGATGACTGCTTCAGCATCCGGTTTGATCTAACCGTCCTCATCAACAACACCCAAAGTGAAGAAAAGGACCAGTTTGTTGCGGTTCCACCAAGCGACTTGCATCGGCACTTCGGCAACCTGCTAGAGACCATGGATGGAGCGGACGTCACCTTTCTTGTGGGCGGGGACAAGTTCTCGGCTCATAGGCTCGTGCTCGCTGCTAGGTCACACGTGTTCAAGGCAGAGCTCCTTGGGCCCATGAAAGAGAAACACGACAGTCTCATTGAAATCCATGAGATGGAAGCTCACGTCTTCAAGTGCTTGCTCTATTTCATATACACCGACACGCTACCCGCGTCTGACATGGAAAGTCTAGATGTGATGATGGCAAGCCATCTGCTCGTGGCGGCGGACAGGTACGACATTGAGAGGCTAAAACTGATATGTGAGCACAAGCTATGCAACCACATCGATGCCGGTATGGTGGCGACCATCTTGGTTTTGGCTGAGCAGCATAGTTGTCATGGGCTAAAGAAAGCATGTATGCAGTTCCTTGCCTCACCCTCCAATTTGCAGACGATGATGACAAGTGATGGTTACGAGCATCTCAAAAGAAGCTGCCCGTCTGTCCTTAGAGAGCTCATTGCTAGGCCCTCGCCTATTCCGCTCGTAGCAGCAAAGGATATCAACATGGCAATTTTCGTAGTATGGCTCATGATCGTCGCTCATAAATTAGTTTAA